TTGGTGGAGCCGCCGGCGGCGATCCCGGACAGCATCGCCTTGAGGGCGTCCTTCTGTGCCACGGGCTGGCTGGGCAGCGGCACCGTCACCTCGTCGTCGTAGGTGACCACGGCCAGCCGGTCCGCGTGTCCCACCTGATCCACCAGGAAGCGGAGCGCCTGCTTCGTGAAGTGGAGCTTCGCCCCGTGCATGGAGCCCGACCGGTCCACCACCGCGGCCAGGTTGAGCGGCGGGCGGCCCCCGGCGTCCCCGGCCGGCGGCGCGGTGATGGTGACCAGCAGGTAGAGCACGCCGCCCGCGGGGCTGATGCAGGTACGGTCCAGCTGGGCGCAGAGGGTGAGCGAATGGGTCATGGTGATCGACCTCCCTTCGCGCCCAGCGTAGCGCACGCCGGTGACAGCCTGCTGTCACTCCGTGCCGCGGTCGGTCTCGCTCATGTTGCCTTCCGGGGTGTCCGGGGCGAGTCTGCACCCGGTCACCGGCCTGTGCGAAGTCCGCACGGGATCACCATGCAGCCGGCAGCTGCATCACCTCGACCCCGTGCCAGCGGGCGAACTCGTGCAGGGCCTTCTCCAGCGAGCGCCGCAGACCCCGGCGGTCGCCCGCGCCCGGCTCCAGCTGCAGGCGGTTCACGATCAGCACGCCGTTCTTCCGGTCCAGCTTCGGGTCCATGCGGCCGACCAGGCTGTCGCCGTAGAGGATCGGCATGGCGTAGTAGCCGTAACGCCGCTTCTCGGCCGGGGTGTAGACCTCCCACGTGTAGTCGAAGCCGAACAGGTCCTGCAGCCGCTCGCGGCGCCAGAGCAGGTTGTCCAGCGGCGCCAGAAAGCGGACGGTCCGCCTCGGCGCCCAGTCCTCCGCCGCCTCCAGATACGGCTGGTCCGCCGCCAGGGCAAAGTAGTGCCGCCGCACCCCCTCGACAGCCACCTCCACCCACTCGCCGGCCCGCACCTTCTCCTCCGCCAGCGCCCGCCGCCTGGCGGCGGTGTAGCTCTGCCAGCCGAAGCGGAAGTCGCCCAGGTCCACCAGGCGGAAGGCTCGCATGTACTTGTCCAGCAGGAACCGCTGCCACTCGGCCTCGCCCTCGGCCACGTGGGGCGCCGACCAGGGGCGCGAGACGTCACCCTCGGTCAGCACCGGGCCGCCGCTGCGGTTTCCGGTTCCCCCACCGGTCCCGTGACCCTCGCTGACTCCGGTGCCCCCGCTGGTCGCTGGACCCTCGCTGTCACCGGTACCCCCGCTGGTCCCGGGACCCTCGCTGTCACCGGTACCCCCGCTGGTCCCGTGACCCTTGCTGTCACCGGTACCCCCGCTGGTCCCGTGACCCTCGCCGACATCGGTGGCCCCGCTGTCGCCGACCACCTCGCCGCTGCTGCCGGCGCAGTCGCCGAGCAGCGGTGAACGGAGGCTGTTCAGATCGCCCGGCAGGCGGGCCTTGACCTCGTCCGGGACCACCCGCTCGGCCAGGTCGTACCACTTCTCGTTCCCGTCCCGGCGGGCGACGAAGATCTCGCCGCCCAGCCAGAGCAGGTCGATGGCCCTGCCCGAAGCCTTCGACGCCTTGTCGGGCGGGTTGTAGCCGATGCCCATCAGCCGCGGGCCGTCGTTGCCCACGGCCCGGGGCGGCAGGGGACCCTCCCG
This DNA window, taken from Symbiobacterium terraclitae, encodes the following:
- a CDS encoding winged helix-turn-helix domain-containing protein — encoded protein: MVVRVSRTAARRFLLFTQGLLEVPGVIQPWVKELRGRRGVVRALERLEAVQLDPIAVVERNHHLVLRNRVGGYRPGMLDGLFASGDAFEYLANARCVLPMRDLPDFWPIMLAARQLPARATLAGSMAEVLSQLQREGPLPPRAVGNDGPRLMGIGYNPPDKASKASGRAIDLLWLGGEIFVARRDGNEKWYDLAERVVPDEVKARLPGDLNSLRSPLLGDCAGSSGEVVGDSGATDVGEGHGTSGGTGDSKGHGTSGGTGDSEGPGTSGGTGDSEGPATSGGTGVSEGHGTGGGTGNRSGGPVLTEGDVSRPWSAPHVAEGEAEWQRFLLDKYMRAFRLVDLGDFRFGWQSYTAARRRALAEEKVRAGEWVEVAVEGVRRHYFALAADQPYLEAAEDWAPRRTVRFLAPLDNLLWRRERLQDLFGFDYTWEVYTPAEKRRYGYYAMPILYGDSLVGRMDPKLDRKNGVLIVNRLQLEPGAGDRRGLRRSLEKALHEFARWHGVEVMQLPAAW